One genomic window of Melopsittacus undulatus isolate bMelUnd1 unplaced genomic scaffold, bMelUnd1.mat.Z mat_scaffold_215_arrow_ctg1, whole genome shotgun sequence includes the following:
- the LOC117438390 gene encoding integrator complex subunit 7-like isoform X2, with the protein MIQGLATPVDLLKLIPILQHMHHDASLASSSRQLLQQLVTSYPSTKMVIVTLHTFTLLAASSLVDIPKQIQLLLQYLKNDPRKAVKRLAIQDLKLLANKTPHTWSRENIQALCESALHTPYDSLKLGMLSVLSVLSGTIAINSTSALLQSQELCRKGQLMRIAEQPSFPPASSRRA; encoded by the exons ATGATACAAG GTTTGGCCACACCTGTGGACTTACTGAAGTTGATCCCTATTCTACAGCACATGCATCATGATGCTAGCCTAGCCTCCAGCTCCcggcagctgctccagcagctggtaACATCATATCCCTCCACCAAGATGGTCATTGTTACTCTGCACACCTTTACTCtgcttgctgcttcttctttgGTTGACATTCCTAAGCAG ATCCAGCTTTTGTTGCAGTACTTGAAGAATGACCCCAGGAAGGCTGTGAAGAGACTTGCAATCCAAGATTTAAAGTTGCTGGCCAACAAGACACCACATACGTGGAGCAGAGAAAACATTCAG GCACTCTGTGAATCTGCTCTTCACACTCCTTATGACAGCTTGAAGCTGGGCATGCTGTCTGTTCTTTCCGTGTTATCGGGGACCATTGCCATAAACAGTACTTCAGCACTGCTCCAG TcccaggagctctgcaggaagggCCAACTCATGCGAATTGCAGAGCAACCATCTTTCCCTCCTGCATCCAGCCGGAGAGCATAG
- the LOC117438390 gene encoding integrator complex subunit 7-like isoform X1, whose product MIQGLATPVDLLKLIPILQHMHHDASLASSSRQLLQQLVTSYPSTKMVIVTLHTFTLLAASSLVDIPKQIQLLLQYLKNDPRKAVKRLAIQDLKLLANKTPHTWSRENIQALCESALHTPYDSLKLGMLSVLSVLSGTIAINSTSALLQVFAVSSPRSSAGRANSCELQSNHLSLLHPAGEHSLSALTVLCKAGKNTPMWKRASTPLMSAGAASSLLAASPASLPAISRSKTQRRARVGDSQKVR is encoded by the exons ATGATACAAG GTTTGGCCACACCTGTGGACTTACTGAAGTTGATCCCTATTCTACAGCACATGCATCATGATGCTAGCCTAGCCTCCAGCTCCcggcagctgctccagcagctggtaACATCATATCCCTCCACCAAGATGGTCATTGTTACTCTGCACACCTTTACTCtgcttgctgcttcttctttgGTTGACATTCCTAAGCAG ATCCAGCTTTTGTTGCAGTACTTGAAGAATGACCCCAGGAAGGCTGTGAAGAGACTTGCAATCCAAGATTTAAAGTTGCTGGCCAACAAGACACCACATACGTGGAGCAGAGAAAACATTCAG GCACTCTGTGAATCTGCTCTTCACACTCCTTATGACAGCTTGAAGCTGGGCATGCTGTCTGTTCTTTCCGTGTTATCGGGGACCATTGCCATAAACAGTACTTCAGCACTGCTCCAG gtctttgcCGTTTCCAGTcccaggagctctgcaggaagggCCAACTCATGCGAATTGCAGAGCAACCATCTTTCCCTCCTGCATCCAGCCGGAGAGCATAGCCTGTCAGCACTGACCGTGCTTTGCAAGGCTGGGAAAAACACCCCGATGTGGAAGAGAGCATCCACTCCGCTGATGTCCGCAGGAGCAGCGTCTTCCCTTcttgctgccagccctgcttccCTCCCCGCGATTTCCAGGTCAAAGACACAGCGAAGAGCCCGAGTCGGAGACAGCCAAAAAGTTCGGTAG